A stretch of the Glycine soja cultivar W05 chromosome 13, ASM419377v2, whole genome shotgun sequence genome encodes the following:
- the LOC114381530 gene encoding uncharacterized protein LOC114381530, which yields MRFANYFNLQIKDTFRPSLTHCPNLALSPLLFWYLHEPHPLAHVPPPRRRVVHVASAKFEVRHSLLLAVLLRFTKDPFSQVRASALEGLVGFYKCGRVERHHVLVGKTLVSRTQGTKVMLNSFTRELNLLIRKLS from the exons ATGAG ATTTGCgaactattttaatttacaaattaaagaTACGTTCAGACCCTCACTCACTCACTGTCCAAACCTCGCCCTCTCACCTCTCCTCTTCTGGTACCTGCATGAGCCTCACCCCCTCGCTCATGTGCCTCCACCTCGACGACGAGTGGTTCACGTCGCTAGTGCAAAGTTTGAGGTTCGACACAGTTTATTGCTCGCGGTGCTGTTAAGGTTCACGAAGGACCCTTTCTCACAGGTGCGAGCCTCAGCGCTGGAAGGGCTTGTTGGTTTCTACAAGTGCGGCAGAGTCGAGAGACATCATGTTCTTGTTGGCAAAACCCTCGTCTCTCGTACCCAGGGAACaaag GTCATGCTGAACTCATTTACTCGCGAGCTCAACTTGTTAATCCGAAAATTGAGTTGA
- the LOC114381531 gene encoding probable 2-isopropylmalate synthase: MATKTSTPSSQSPKLSRLRPQYIPNHIPDSSYVCILDTTLRDGEQSPGATMTAKEKLDIARQLVKLGVHILQPGFPSASNSDFMAVKMIAQEVGNAVGDDGYVPVIAGFCRCVEKDISTAWEAVKYAKRPRLCTSIATSPIHMEHKLRKSKDQVIQIARDMVEFARSLGCNDIQFGAEDATRSDREFLYEILGVVIEVGATTVNIADTVGIVMPLELGKLIVDIKDNTPGIANVIISTHCHNDLGLATANTIEGARTGARQLEVTINGIGERAGNASLEEVVMVLASKGDHALNGLYTRINTRHILETSKMVEEYSGMHLQPHKPLVGANAFVHASGIHQDGMLKHKGTYETISPEEIGHKRTTRIGIVLGKLSGSQALRKRLEELGYDLKEDEVDSVFWQFKAMAEKKKVKNY; this comes from the exons ATGGCAACCAAAACCTCCACTCCAAGTTCTCAATCCCCAAAACTCTCTCGTCTCCGCCCTCAATACATTCCCAACCACATCCCCGACTCCTCCTACGTCTGCATCTTGGACACCACCCTCCGCGACGGCGAACAATCCCCGGGAGCCACCATGACAGCAAAGGAGAAGCTCGACATCGCACGGCAGCTGGTGAAGCTGGGCGTGCACATCCTCCAGCCCGGCTTCCCTTCTGCGTCGAACAGTGACTTCATGGCCGTCAAAATGATAGCACAAGAGGTTGGCAATGCTGTTGGTGATGATGGTTATGTGCCTGTCATTGCTGGCTTCTGTCGGTGCGTTGAGAAGGACATTTCTACTGCATGGGAGGCTGTGAAGTATGCTAAGAGGCCACGGCTTTGTACTTCCATAGCTACGAGCCCTATTCACATGGAGCACAAGCTGAGAAAGAGTAAAGATCAGGTGATTCAGATTGCCAGGGATATGGTCGAGTTTGCACGGAGTTTGGGTTGCAATGATATTCAGTTCGGTGCTGAAGATGCTACTAG ATCAGATAGAGAATTTCTCTATGAAATTCTTGGAGTAGTTATTGAAGTCGGGGCAACAACAGTGAACATAGCCGACACTGTAGGTATAGTAATGCCATTGGAGTTAGGAAAATTAATTGTTGATATAAAAGACAATACCCCAGGAATTGCGAATGTTATTATTTCGACTCATTGTCATAATGATCTTGGGCTTGCTACTGCTAACACCATCGAG GGTGCTCGTACAGGTGCACGGCAATTAGAAGTAACCATTAATGGGATTGGTGAAAGGGCTGGAAATGCGTCGTTAGAAGAG gTTGTGATGGTCTTGGCATCCAAGGGAGATCATGCCTTAAATGGTCTATATACAAGAATCAATACAAGACACATATTAGAGACAAGCAAGATG GTTGAAGAATACTCTGGTATGCATTTACAACCTCACAAGCCTCTTGTTGGTGCTAATGCATTTGTCCATGCAAGTGGCATTCATCAG GATGGAATGCTTAAACATAAAGGTACATATGAAACAATATCTCCTGAGGAAATTGGACATAAAAGAACCACCAGAATTGGTATTGTGCTAGGGAAGCTTAG